TATTGTATTTTTATTCATATATTTTTATAAAATTAATTAGAATAAATATGCAAACCACTTATTTATATTAGTTAAAACCTTATTAAATTTTCCTATATAATTTTGTATAAAAATTCAATAATTCTTTCATTAAGATTTATCCTTTTTTATATTTACTACTCTAGATACTTTATTCATTTCACCATTAAAATAATAAATAATATTTTCACAGGAGATTTTTTGTAAACTCCTCATTGATTTTTCAGAGTAAAATGCTGCATGAGGAGTAATAATTACATTTTCTCTATTTATAAGTTCATTAATTTCTAAATTGGGATTTTCCTCTTTTAACACATCTAAACCAGCACCTCTCACTATTCCCATATCTAAAGCTTCCAGTAAGTCACTCTCATTAACACTTCCACCTCTACCTACATTAATAAATATAGGACTTCTCTTCATCTTGCTAAATCTATATCTATTAAAATAATCTTTATTCTCATTATTTTGGCTCATATGATTACTAATTATATCTGCATATTCTAAAATATACTCTTCATCTACTATTTCTACTCCTAAACTTTTAGCCTTCTCTTTATCTACATATGGATCTACAACTACTACTTTCATTCCAAAAGCTAAAGCTCTCTTAGCTACAGCTTGACCTATTTTTCCAAATCCAAATATTCCTAAAGTCTCATCTTCTAATCTCCTCAAACCATCAATTGATTGATATTGCCATATATGCTTTCTATCAATATCATTAATATAATGCTTGATACCTCTTTCAAGTGATAATATTAATGATAATGTATGATCTGCAACTTCTTGTGTACAGTATTCATTAATAACTAAAACTGAAATTTTCTTTTTTGAAGCTTCTATAACATCAACGGTGTCATACCCCACTGCATTAATAGAAATACATTTTAATTTTTTTGCTTTATCAATAATTTCTTTATCAATTGGTAAGAATGCTGTTAAAATTGCATCAGCATCTTTAACAACTTCAATAAATTCCTCTTTATTATCTTTATACTGATAAATAACTATTTCTGCATCCGTTATATTATCTTGAAGAAGTTTCTTTTCATAATCAAGATCCCTAATCAAAACATCCGGATAATCACAAATTACTATTTTCATGTCGTCACCTCTAAATCTATTTTCCTACTACAAAGTTATAATTCACAGCTTCATATAGTATTTTCTTAGTCACTTCTATAACTTTATCCATTTCTTCATCAGTTCCAATTGAAATTCTTACATACTCATTTATTCTTTTATCATTGAAATGTCTAGTTAATATACCATGTTTTCTTAGTTCACTATAATATTCTTTACCACTAATAGAATCATGTGTTACAAAAATAAAATTAGTTTTACTATCGGTAACTCTAAATCCAAGCTTTCTTAATTCCTTTTTAGTTCTTTCTCTAGTAGCTATTACTTTATTATTGCACTTTTCAAAGTAATCATTGTCTTTTACAGACTCTACTCCTGCTATTTGTGACATCGTATTTATGTTATATGGAGTAATAGAAAATTTCATTTTATTTAGATCCTCTATTATTTCTTTTGATGCAATAGCAAAACCTATCCGTGCTCCAGCCAAGTTTCTTGATTTAGAAAAAGTTTGCACAACAATTAAATTAGGATGTTTATCTAAAAGTTCAATGCAGGACTTACTACCAAAATCTACATAAGCCTCATCAATTACTACAACTCTATCTTGATTTGATATTAAAATCTTTTCTATTTCTTCATGTGTTAATACTAATCCTGTTGGTGCATTAGGGTTTGCAATAATTATATTTCTACCACAATTTATATAGTCATTTATATCAATTGTAAAATCATCTTTTAGAGGCACTTCTTTTGCATCTAAATCGAAAGACTTTGAAAATACTCTATAAAAGCCATAAGTTATATCTGGAAAACACACTTTAGTTTTTTCATCGACAAATGCCATCATAATTAATGCTAAAACTTCATCTGATCCATTTCCTATAAAAACTTCATTAAAATCAACATCATAAAAGTCTGCTATTATTTTTGTAAGTTTTGTTGTATCTGGATCACAATAAAGATTTAATCCTGCAACTACAACCTTATCTATTGCATCTACCACATTAGGTGATGGTGGATATGGCGCCTCATTAGTATTTAATTTAATATATTTTTTCTCCTTTGGTTGTTCTCCTGGAACATAAGGTTCTAAATTTGAAAATCTATCTATCAAAAATTTACTCATCTATATCAGTCCTCACTTATCTCCGATTCTATCAATGTACGTTAAAAGCTTTTTAATACCTTATCTAAAATTCCCACCGCTATATCTATTTCTTTTTTTGTAACTATAGTAGGAGCGATAAACCTTATAACATTTTTATCACATCCACATGATAGTAGTAATAATTTATTATCTAGTGCACCTTCTATTACTTTTTTAGTCAGCACTGAATTAGGTTCCCCTTTTTCATCTATCATCTCTATTGCTAACATAAGACCTAATCCTCTTACATCACCTATACAACTATGCTTCTCCTTCAACTTCATCAATTGACTTTTGAAATATGACCCCATTTTCTCAGCGTTTTCAATAGCTCCATTTTCTAAGATATCAATTGTAGCCAAAGCAGCGGCACATGCTACGGGGTTTCCACCAAAAGTACCTCCATGAGCTCCTGCTGGCCACTTTTCCATATATTCTTTCTTAGCAATTACAGCACCAAGCGGAAATCCAGAGGCTATAGCCTTTGCTGTAGTAAATATATCTGGTTTCACTCCAAAATGCTCTTGTGCAAACATTTTACCAGTTCTACCAAAGCCAGTTTGTACTTCATCAAAAATAAGCATTATTCCATAGTCATCACATACTTTTCTTACATACTTAACAAATTCTACTGGCGGAACTATATATCCACCTTCCCCTTGAATCGGCTCCATTATTATCGCTGCAACTGAATATGGGTCTATTAACTTCTTAAACATATCATCAAACTGATTATTCTCTAATCAAATAGTGTTCTATTGTTTTTATTATTAACTTTGGTAAAACTTCAAAAGAATAAGGCATGTATACTCTTTCAGTCCACTTATGAGCATCTTTACCAAAACATCCATAATTTACAGCTGGTATATTAAGTTTCTTTATATCCCTTATTGGTACATCATAAATGTTCTTATACTCTGGAAAATTACTTATAAGTTTATCTATAGAATTATTATTATCATCTACTTTTAAGTAACTACTATCACTTAAACTTGGGAAAAATCTCATCATCTTGTAATTTTCCTTTTCTTCAATTCCTACCTTCTTTGCAATACTAAATACATCATCATAAATCTCCTTCTCCAACTGAATTTCATCTTTAAGAGTATTATGAGGACAATATGGTGCTGCAAAAAAGATAACTATTGTAGGTTTTTGTATTCCAGCAACAATCATAAGATTTTTAACAATCTCTAAAGGAATTTCCCTCTTATCCATATTCCTTGCTATAGAATTTTCTCTAATATCATCTATATATTCTTGAAGATCTCCACTATAGGATTCCTTTGCTAATTTAAATAGATTATTATAATCTAAAATCTCACCATCATAATGAATTTTTGAACAATTCATCTCAGTAATATTGCAATATTTTTCATATCTCTTATTAATAATTGATAATACATTTTCAAAAGCTATCTTTGCAGCATTCTTCAATTTTGCAATAGTTTCATCTATCGTTTCATTGTGAACAAAATAATTAAAATAGACAAAAGATGAATATGAGGTTTGTACATTATAATGTTCCTTTAAATCTTTCATTTTTAATACAGAAGGTGGCAATGTATATTCATTATCATATTCATTACAATAATCCGGATTAAGATTCATCTCTCTTATAAGTTCACTAGCTATCATAGATGCATCAAATCCTTCAAAACATTGTCCTACATGAGTTTCCTTACCTTGTATATAAAAACAAGGTAATAACTTTCCTACTGCACCGGTATAAATATATTTTGTTATATCTCCTTCATAAAGTGGACATATATAGTCATTGTTAATAGCTAATTTATATACAAGTCCTTCTTTCTCTTGTAGATTCTTAAATACTTCCAATGCCTTAATTATTCCTGTATGCAAATTTTCTTCTACAGGATTTATAGATAAAAGTATATTTCCCTTAATATCTTTAACTCTTTCACTAAGGTATTTCACTACTACCATAAACACTGCTACGCCACTTTTCATATCACAAGCCCCTCTACCGAAAAGCCAGTTTCCTGATTCCAAATCTTCTTTTACTTCTTTATCCAACTCTAATTCTTTTAATCTGTTCATAAGGTCATCACAATTAAATGCAACATCTTTTAATTGTGCAAAATCATCTACACCTACAGTATCCATATGACCATGTAAAATAATTGTATCTTTACTATTTCCCTTTTTTCCTTTTATTAGTGCAAATACATTTCTTCTATCAAGTTTGTCATCTAACTTTTGAACAAAAACTCTATTACTATATTTTTTGAAATAAGGTATTTCTTTTAAATATCTTTCTATATAGCAAGCAATTTCTTTTTCTCCTTCTGTATTATTGATACTTGAAATACTGACTAATCTTTTTGTTAACTCCAATATCTCATTAAACATGTCTACGAAACCCCCATTTCATTATCAACTCTAATGAATTAACATTCTCTTATTAACTCTATCTAAATGTTCTTTCATAGCTTCACTAGCTAATTTAAAATCACTTTTTTCTAAGTAATGAATTATCTTTTCATGTTCTTCATTAGCAACTCTACTATATTGTGGCAAAGTTCCTTATAATATCAAAAATCTCTTTGTTGTAAGATTCGCCTTTTTTACCATATCACTTAAAAAAGTATTACCTGTTAATTCTGCTATCTTAGTGTGAAATTTATAATCTAAATCAATAAACTCCTTATTATTTTCATCTATTGTATGAAGTTGCTCTATATGTGTCTTCTTAAGGTCTTTAATCTCGCTCTTTGTTATTCTATTTTCTAACAATGATACTGCTAATGGCTCTAGTGATTTTCTTACTATAGTTATATCTTCTATACTTTTTTCTGTGATATCAGACACTACTACATTTTTGCTACCGTTATATTCTGCTATCTCCTCATATACTAATCTAAGCAGTGCAGATTTAATTGGTGTTCTACTTATCTGTAATTTTTCTGCTAACCCCTCTTCTGTAAGTATTTGTCCCGGTTTAAGCTCATTAGCTATTATAGCTTCTTTAATAATTTCATAAGCCTTATCTGCTAATGTAGGATTTCTCTTTATAGCCCCTAATGTTTTCATAAATTGTCCCCCAATGTCTTATAAAAATTATATTCTGCTCAATGGAAATGTCATGCAATGTGGTCCTCCACCAGCTTTTAATATCTCTGTAATATCTAAATCTATTACAGTAATTCCTCTTTTTCTAAGTTCTTCATTAACATAGGTATTTTGCTTTAATGATATAACTCTCTTATTTCCAATAGATTGTAGATTACATCCATGATTAAAAACACTTTCTTCAGTTATGTCAATTGTTTCAATACCCATATCCTCTAATGTTTTTAGAAATTCCTTTGGCAGTCCCTCTCTATAAGCTACTGCTAATT
Above is a genomic segment from Clostridium bornimense containing:
- a CDS encoding GntR family transcriptional regulator, which encodes MKTLGAIKRNPTLADKAYEIIKEAIIANELKPGQILTEEGLAEKLQISRTPIKSALLRLVYEEIAEYNGSKNVVVSDITEKSIEDITIVRKSLEPLAVSLLENRITKSEIKDLKKTHIEQLHTIDENNKEFIDLDYKFHTKIAELTGNTFLSDMVKKANLTTKRFLIL
- a CDS encoding aminotransferase class III-fold pyridoxal phosphate-dependent enzyme; translated protein: MFKKLIDPYSVAAIIMEPIQGEGGYIVPPVEFVKYVRKVCDDYGIMLIFDEVQTGFGRTGKMFAQEHFGVKPDIFTTAKAIASGFPLGAVIAKKEYMEKWPAGAHGGTFGGNPVACAAALATIDILENGAIENAEKMGSYFKSQLMKLKEKHSCIGDVRGLGLMLAIEMIDEKGEPNSVLTKKVIEGALDNKLLLLSCGCDKNVIRFIAPTIVTKKEIDIAVGILDKVLKSF
- a CDS encoding M20/M25/M40 family metallo-hydrolase, producing MFNEILELTKRLVSISSINNTEGEKEIACYIERYLKEIPYFKKYSNRVFVQKLDDKLDRRNVFALIKGKKGNSKDTIILHGHMDTVGVDDFAQLKDVAFNCDDLMNRLKELELDKEVKEDLESGNWLFGRGACDMKSGVAVFMVVVKYLSERVKDIKGNILLSINPVEENLHTGIIKALEVFKNLQEKEGLVYKLAINNDYICPLYEGDITKYIYTGAVGKLLPCFYIQGKETHVGQCFEGFDASMIASELIREMNLNPDYCNEYDNEYTLPPSVLKMKDLKEHYNVQTSYSSFVYFNYFVHNETIDETIAKLKNAAKIAFENVLSIINKRYEKYCNITEMNCSKIHYDGEILDYNNLFKLAKESYSGDLQEYIDDIRENSIARNMDKREIPLEIVKNLMIVAGIQKPTIVIFFAAPYCPHNTLKDEIQLEKEIYDDVFSIAKKVGIEEKENYKMMRFFPSLSDSSYLKVDDNNNSIDKLISNFPEYKNIYDVPIRDIKKLNIPAVNYGCFGKDAHKWTERVYMPYSFEVLPKLIIKTIEHYLIRE
- a CDS encoding C-terminal binding protein, with translation MKIVICDYPDVLIRDLDYEKKLLQDNITDAEIVIYQYKDNKEEFIEVVKDADAILTAFLPIDKEIIDKAKKLKCISINAVGYDTVDVIEASKKKISVLVINEYCTQEVADHTLSLILSLERGIKHYINDIDRKHIWQYQSIDGLRRLEDETLGIFGFGKIGQAVAKRALAFGMKVVVVDPYVDKEKAKSLGVEIVDEEYILEYADIISNHMSQNNENKDYFNRYRFSKMKRSPIFINVGRGGSVNESDLLEALDMGIVRGAGLDVLKEENPNLEINELINRENVIITPHAAFYSEKSMRSLQKISCENIIYYFNGEMNKVSRVVNIKKDKS
- the hisC gene encoding histidinol-phosphate transaminase, producing MSKFLIDRFSNLEPYVPGEQPKEKKYIKLNTNEAPYPPSPNVVDAIDKVVVAGLNLYCDPDTTKLTKIIADFYDVDFNEVFIGNGSDEVLALIMMAFVDEKTKVCFPDITYGFYRVFSKSFDLDAKEVPLKDDFTIDINDYINCGRNIIIANPNAPTGLVLTHEEIEKILISNQDRVVVIDEAYVDFGSKSCIELLDKHPNLIVVQTFSKSRNLAGARIGFAIASKEIIEDLNKMKFSITPYNINTMSQIAGVESVKDNDYFEKCNNKVIATRERTKKELRKLGFRVTDSKTNFIFVTHDSISGKEYYSELRKHGILTRHFNDKRINEYVRISIGTDEEMDKVIEVTKKILYEAVNYNFVVGK